One Spiroplasma endosymbiont of Nebria brevicollis DNA window includes the following coding sequences:
- a CDS encoding retron system putative HNH endonuclease, whose amino-acid sequence MKIKQKLKEYILEKEQKFIKHYFCCYCNRFISLINTHLEHFLPRDFFKNQQFSYSNIFVSCNDKKTCGHFKENKETSILNPSKDIFADYLEYKISDNGIEIVSKNNLGLKYKKICEDTIKILNLNERRLVNYRMNLYIQHVRKKVPFDYAEIHPILMNFLKKLQE is encoded by the coding sequence TTAAAAATTAAACAGAAATTAAAAGAATATATTTTAGAAAAAGAACAAAAATTTATTAAACACTATTTTTGTTGTTATTGTAATAGGTTTATCTCTTTAATAAATACCCACCTAGAACATTTTTTACCACGTGACTTTTTTAAAAATCAGCAATTTAGTTATAGTAATATTTTTGTTAGTTGTAACGATAAAAAAACTTGCGGGCATTTTAAGGAAAATAAAGAAACATCAATTTTGAATCCTTCAAAAGATATTTTTGCAGATTATTTAGAATATAAAATTAGTGATAACGGTATTGAAATTGTTAGTAAAAATAATTTAGGTTTAAAATATAAAAAAATTTGTGAAGATACCATTAAGATTTTAAATTTAAATGAAAGAAGATTAGTCAATTATAGAATGAATTTATATATTCAACATGTTAGAAAAAAAGTGCCATTTGATTATGCAGAAATTCATCCAATTTTAATGAATTTTTTGAAAAAATTACAGGAATAA
- a CDS encoding NADP-dependent glyceraldehyde-3-phosphate dehydrogenase produces MEKNKNQYQALINGELYENKQWVTVMNPTTNQPAGQVPALTKTDIDKTYQAAKTAQIVWGQMPILKRIELLNNWKQLIIRDKKNMADIMSSEIAKGVKAAVSEIDRSVEYIEYTLQEALRLHPQSYTGDSWGVINKLGVFEHVPKGVILAISPFNYPVNLSVSKIFPALVTGNSVVFKPATQGSLVGLYLAKLANEAKIPPGVFNAVSGKGSEIGDILIENPIINVISFTGSADVGNRISKKSLKTDLILELGGKDPAIVLDDADLEDAATKIVKGAFSYSGQRCTAIKRVLVARGISDKLITLLKTKTEKLTVGIPNDNCDITPVIDMPTVENSKKLIKDALDKGASCLTGNQFKGNLMSPTILTNVTINMDLAWEEPFAPLLPIIAFDDIKDAIKIANDSKYGLQASVFTTNINSAMSIAKQLDVGSVNINDQSQRGPDHFPFTGVKDSGLGVQGIHASLISFTRPKGIVVNWKTKI; encoded by the coding sequence ATGGAAAAGAATAAAAATCAATATCAAGCATTAATTAATGGTGAATTATATGAAAATAAACAATGAGTAACAGTAATGAATCCCACAACTAATCAACCAGCAGGACAAGTTCCAGCACTAACCAAAACAGACATTGATAAAACATATCAAGCAGCAAAAACAGCTCAAATTGTTTGAGGTCAAATGCCGATTTTAAAAAGAATTGAACTATTAAATAATTGAAAACAATTAATAATTCGTGATAAAAAAAATATGGCAGACATAATGAGTTCTGAAATTGCTAAAGGTGTCAAAGCAGCAGTTAGTGAAATAGATCGTTCTGTCGAATATATTGAGTATACGTTACAAGAAGCATTACGTTTACATCCCCAATCATATACTGGTGATAGTTGGGGGGTAATAAATAAATTAGGAGTGTTTGAACATGTTCCGAAAGGTGTTATTTTAGCTATTTCGCCTTTTAATTATCCAGTTAATTTGTCAGTTTCAAAAATATTTCCCGCTTTAGTTACTGGAAATAGTGTTGTTTTTAAACCAGCAACGCAAGGCTCTTTAGTAGGATTGTATTTAGCAAAGTTAGCCAATGAAGCAAAAATACCACCTGGTGTTTTCAATGCTGTTAGTGGTAAAGGTAGTGAAATTGGTGATATTCTAATTGAAAATCCGATAATTAATGTTATTTCTTTTACTGGTAGTGCCGATGTTGGCAATCGTATTTCTAAAAAATCATTAAAAACAGATTTGATTTTAGAATTAGGTGGTAAGGACCCAGCCATTGTTTTAGATGATGCTGATCTTGAAGATGCTGCTACTAAAATTGTTAAAGGTGCTTTTAGTTATTCAGGTCAACGTTGTACTGCTATTAAAAGAGTGTTAGTAGCTCGTGGAATTAGTGACAAATTAATTACTTTATTAAAAACTAAAACGGAAAAATTGACAGTAGGAATCCCAAATGACAATTGTGATATTACCCCAGTTATTGATATGCCAACTGTTGAAAATTCTAAAAAATTAATTAAAGATGCTTTAGACAAAGGTGCTTCTTGTTTAACAGGTAATCAATTTAAAGGTAATTTAATGTCACCAACTATTCTTACTAATGTCACCATTAATATGGATTTAGCATGAGAAGAACCATTTGCCCCATTACTGCCTATTATTGCTTTTGATGATATAAAGGATGCTATTAAAATTGCTAATGATTCAAAATATGGATTACAAGCTTCAGTATTCACGACTAATATTAATAGTGCTATGAGTATTGCTAAACAATTAGATGTTGGTAGTGTTAATATTAATGATCAATCACAACGTGGACCTGATCATTTTCCATTTACTGGAGTTAAAGATTCGGGACTTGGTGTTCAAGGTATTCATGCTTCATTAATATCATTTACTCGTCCCAAAGGAATTGTAGTTAATTGAAAAACTAAAATTTAA
- a CDS encoding phospho-sugar mutase — MDLSKTYDIWKQQTLPKHLQTQLDKMSKAEIEEAFTTTLEFGTAGMRGVTGVGTGRINEIIIMKATVAFIQYLTSAFSQKDLNRGIVIAHDNRHFSVEFTMLTAKTLAKHNIPVFLFQDNDLRPTPVLSYSIRKVNAIVGIVITASHNPPEYNGYKIYDQYGCQFLPEVTNVIGHNMEQLSDDFQLEFPYNKDLIKEVPLTVETNYRNDIKNLQFYPDIKNRNMKIVFSNLHGTSREWVPPILEQCGYEVIIVKEQASYDPDFKGVISPNPEVQPTFDLAIKYAKQHDAQLVILNDPDADRIGIAVQHQGEYVLLTGNETAPILLEYLLGHYQKTKTMPENPVMYNTFVTSNLSDVVAKSYGCQVIKTLTGFKWIGAEMLKEQARKVNFVFGFEEAYGYVIKDITRDKDGIQSAMVVAEAAWYYLQSQKTLIDVLEDIYQKFGYYYCYTVNLVLKGQKGQTEINGMLETLRTSEIPSLHNIKVEKIEDYEQGLYGMPGQNLLKFYFIDGSWFAARPSGTEPKIKFYFVCIDKNTNAAKQKMQAMYEELAKKYLKIANIKW, encoded by the coding sequence ATGGATTTATCAAAAACATATGATATTTGAAAACAACAAACTTTACCAAAACATTTACAAACCCAATTAGATAAAATGTCAAAAGCTGAAATTGAAGAAGCTTTTACTACTACTTTAGAATTCGGTACTGCTGGTATGCGTGGAGTTACTGGTGTTGGGACAGGAAGAATTAATGAAATTATTATTATGAAAGCTACTGTAGCTTTTATTCAATATTTAACATCTGCTTTTTCACAAAAAGATTTAAATCGTGGTATTGTTATTGCACATGATAACCGTCATTTTTCTGTTGAATTTACTATGCTAACAGCTAAAACATTAGCTAAACATAATATTCCTGTCTTTTTATTTCAAGATAATGATTTACGTCCAACGCCAGTTTTATCTTATAGTATTCGAAAGGTTAATGCCATTGTTGGAATTGTCATTACTGCTAGTCATAATCCACCAGAATACAACGGTTATAAAATTTATGATCAATATGGTTGCCAATTTTTACCAGAAGTCACTAATGTTATTGGTCACAATATGGAACAATTATCTGATGATTTTCAATTAGAGTTTCCTTATAACAAAGACTTGATTAAAGAAGTCCCATTGACAGTAGAAACTAATTATCGTAATGATATTAAAAATTTACAGTTTTATCCTGATATTAAAAATCGTAATATGAAAATTGTCTTTTCTAACCTTCATGGTACCAGTCGTGAGTGAGTTCCACCTATTTTAGAACAATGCGGTTATGAAGTAATTATCGTTAAAGAACAAGCAAGCTATGACCCTGATTTTAAAGGTGTAATCTCACCTAATCCTGAAGTGCAACCGACTTTTGATTTAGCCATTAAATATGCTAAGCAACATGATGCTCAATTAGTGATTTTAAATGATCCAGATGCTGACAGAATTGGCATTGCCGTTCAACACCAAGGAGAATATGTGTTACTCACAGGTAATGAAACAGCACCAATCTTATTAGAATATTTATTGGGTCATTATCAAAAAACTAAAACAATGCCTGAAAATCCTGTTATGTATAATACTTTCGTTACTTCTAACCTATCTGATGTTGTGGCTAAATCATATGGGTGTCAAGTCATTAAAACATTAACTGGTTTCAAATGAATTGGTGCTGAAATGTTAAAAGAGCAAGCTCGTAAGGTTAATTTTGTCTTTGGCTTTGAAGAAGCATATGGTTATGTTATTAAAGATATTACTCGTGATAAAGATGGTATTCAATCTGCTATGGTTGTGGCCGAAGCTGCTTGATATTATTTACAATCACAAAAAACATTAATTGATGTTTTGGAAGATATTTATCAAAAATTTGGTTACTATTATTGTTATACTGTTAACTTAGTATTAAAAGGTCAAAAGGGACAAACTGAAATCAATGGCATGTTGGAAACTTTACGAACTAGTGAAATTCCTTCATTACATAATATTAAAGTTGAAAAAATTGAAGACTATGAACAAGGACTTTATGGCATGCCAGGTCAAAATTTATTAAAATTTTACTTTATCGATGGTTCATGATTTGCTGCAAGACCTAGTGGAACAGAACCTAAAATTAAATTCTACTTTGTTTGTATCGATAAAAACACTAATGCAGCAAAACAAAAAATGCAAGCAATGTATGAAGAACTAGCAAAAAAATATTTAAAAATTGCTAATATAAAATGATAG
- a CDS encoding 3'-5' exoribonuclease YhaM family protein, whose product MTAVIKDIKPNNTLNLIVIIGRVIQGVASNNTNYLNLQLQDKTGSISARIWDANKEAIVQLTSGVVVKVEANSINYNNEVQLKINEWEVVANPSEYYELLLTQAPIDIAQAWIEISQTIKDFKNPILKKILIQCFSKKVIEDYKRWPAAVKMHHAVQSGLLWHSVTMLRMAKQVVGIYDDRNINSDLLYAGIIMHDYGKMVELDNNAISAFTLAGKMIGHISLGAMQVTLACQELNINLQEEMVILLQHLILASHGKYEYGSPVLPKTMEAEILHHLDNLDAKIYAIDEALVNTNVGESTSRVPGIENRIFYKHQNLKTKK is encoded by the coding sequence ATGACAGCTGTAATTAAAGACATTAAACCTAATAATACTTTAAATTTAATAGTAATCATTGGTCGTGTCATTCAAGGTGTTGCGTCTAATAATACCAATTATTTAAATTTACAATTACAAGATAAAACTGGTAGTATTTCAGCTCGGATTTGGGATGCTAATAAAGAAGCTATTGTTCAATTAACTTCAGGTGTTGTTGTTAAAGTCGAAGCTAATAGTATTAATTACAATAATGAGGTACAGTTAAAAATTAATGAATGAGAAGTTGTTGCTAATCCCAGTGAATATTATGAGTTATTGTTAACGCAAGCACCAATTGATATTGCTCAAGCATGAATTGAAATTAGTCAAACAATTAAAGATTTTAAAAATCCCATTTTAAAAAAGATTTTAATTCAATGTTTTAGCAAAAAAGTAATTGAAGATTATAAACGATGACCAGCAGCCGTAAAAATGCATCATGCTGTGCAAAGTGGTTTATTATGACACTCAGTTACTATGTTAAGAATGGCTAAACAAGTAGTTGGTATTTATGATGACCGTAATATTAATAGTGATTTATTGTATGCTGGTATCATTATGCATGACTATGGAAAAATGGTGGAATTAGATAATAATGCCATTAGTGCTTTTACTTTGGCAGGAAAAATGATTGGTCATATTTCATTAGGTGCCATGCAAGTAACACTAGCATGTCAAGAGTTGAACATTAATTTACAAGAGGAAATGGTAATATTATTGCAACATTTAATTTTAGCAAGTCATGGTAAATACGAATATGGTTCACCAGTTTTACCTAAAACCATGGAAGCAGAAATTTTGCATCATCTTGATAATCTTGATGCAAAGATATATGCAATTGATGAAGCATTAGTTAATACTAATGTTGGTGAATCAACTTCGCGTGTGCCAGGTATTGAAAATCGAATATTTTATAAACATCAAAATTTAAAAACTAAGAAATAA